GTACACCAAAGGGATTCTGGACTCCAGGCTCCGTGACGCCCAAGTACAAGCTTTTCAAGGGAAAGGATGCAAAAGGCAAGGACTATGGCGGTATTGTCATGTCTGACACGTACACCGAGACGGGGCAGGTCTTGGAGCAGTACTGGTTTTTGAGAGATGGCGAGACTGGTCTGCACACGTTTAGTCGAGTCGCTTACCATAACGAGGAGCAGCCGTTCCTTCGCAACCTTCAAGAACTTCGAACTCTCTTCCGTCCAAACAACGACATGTGGACTCATCTCCTGACCAACACGAAGCATTACGCGCCTCTGCCTGGCAAAGAAGCTAAGGATAAGCAGGTTGTAGTGCAAGATGCGACATGGTACATGGGAAACACACCCAACGATCCTTATGTCAAGCAGGAGGCGGACTACTTCACCAAGTATACCTTTCAGGATAATTGGCGTGATATTGATGCTTATGGATTGTGAGTTTTCTGGCTTTTGGTGTTGGGAACGGACTAACAGATGAAAGGTTCGCAGATGGCTCCAAGACGGAGGACGGAGATGCCTATGGCGCTTGGCTTGTCATGAACACCAAAGACACTTATTTTGGAGGTCCTCTGCATTCTGATTTGGTCGTCGACGGTATTCTGTACAACTACATCAGCTCCAACCACCATGGAGACCAGACAGTATGTACCGCACTACACCTGCTCAGAAAACTGTGTGCTAATCTTCATAGCCCAATATCACCAACGGGTTTGACCGCACTTTTGGCCCTGTAAGTGATCCCAAAGTGCCAATGACGATATTCACGCTAACGTACCGAAGCAATACTTCCATTTTAACAAGTTCCCTGGCACGACCGACATTCTCGAAGCTCAGGCCGACGCTGCCCAGTACGCCGATCCGGAGTGGAACGCCGATTTCTATGATTCCATCGCCAAACACGTCCCGAACTACGTCCCTACCAAAGGCCGTGGAAAGTTTGAGATCAAGGTTGATCTTCCCAAGGGGGCCAAGAACGCCATTGCTGTTCTCGCACAGAGCGGTGTCGACTTCCAGGATAATGTGTTCGATACTGATACCTACCAGTACTGGGCTAATCTTGATGAGAGTGGCCGGGCAACTATTCCTCGTGTCAAATCTGGGACGTATCGTCTCACTGTTTACGCTGATAACATCTTTGGACAATATACCCAGGATAAGATCAAGGTCAATGCTGGCAAGactgagaagaagaacgtcCGCTGGAGAGAAGAGTCTGCCGGCAAGGAAATTTGGCGGATTGGTACTCCTGACAAGACTTCTGGGGAATACCGCCATGGTTTCGAACCTGACACGTCCAAGCCGTTGCAGCCAGAACAGTACCGCATTTACTGGGCCAACTGGGACTATGTCAAAGATTTCCCCGACGGTGTTAACTTCAAGGTCGGCGAAAGCGATGTTGGCAAAGATCTTAACTATGTTCACTGGAGTGTTTTTGGCGGAAAGGGAAATTACCCTCGTCCAGAGCAGTATGTTGGCAATGGCGACATTAACAACTGGACACTTGCGTTTGACTTGAAAGAATCGCAGTTTAAGCACAAGAAGCGAGCTACGTTCACAGTTCAGCTTGCAGGTGCAAAGACTGCTGCAGGAAACACTGACGTTTACAATGCTTCTGAGCCTCACTCGAACCTCAAGTATACTGTCAACGTCAATGGCAAGGATATCGAGCCATGGGTCATTCCGTAAGTTGAGCTTTACCGTCACCGAGGATTAGGGTATACTAACGCAAGTTGTGAAAGATACCACCAGAGTAGCTCTTGTGCTGTGCGCTCCTCTGTGAGCTGCTACAACCTTGCTCACAAGTTTGAGTTTGATGCCAAATTGTTGAAGAAGGGTGAGAATGAGATGGTTCTGAGCTTGCCTTACAACGCGACCAACTATGAGTCTGCTGTGCTTCCCACTTCTGTCTACGTTCAGTACGATGCCCTCCGGTTGGAAATTGAGTAGATAGTCACGAGCTAGGTTCATAAATACAACTTGTGATTTATTCTTTGATGAGAAAATAATTAGAAAACGCAATACTGAATCGTCCGATGTCATACGACAAGGCTGAGACTAGCAAGAAATGTCCGGTTCTTGGTTCCTGCAGGGTCGGAGGGTTTCTTGGAGTTTCACGTTGCGATATCGCTCAATGCGGATTCAAAGGATCGCAGAGGTGGAGTTTTGTGTGTGTAATCATCAGCTGATGGAGAACTAACAGTAAATCCAAGGATTGTATTCGAGAATACTCGATTTCGGAGGTTTTTAACGTTTTAGTGATCGGCAGTTGAAATAAACGATataagagagaaagaagcctGTAATATCTAAAGTGTCAGCACTATCACAAACACCACtcactaggtacctaccatTGCAATTGAAACTACACTCCATCAATTGGCATCACATCAACAACCATGGCTTCAGGGGCCTTTTTTAACCCGAGGGTCCTCCTTCTGACGACACCTCTCGTCTCATCGAGTATCACTCTTTGGTTCGCTCGCGACCAAAGCTTCTTCCTTTCACTCTTCACCAAAGCACCCATAGAGCGCAAGAAAGCCAACGAAATCATCCCAGGCTACATCACCAACTTCTACGGCTCAGGCCCATGGGCTGTTCTCACTTTTGTCGGACTCACGTTCACCACTTCCATCAGGAACATCTGGTCTGAGCGCGCTCTGCTGGAGTCTCGTGGATCGCTGTTCTGGTACGGCTGGTCTGCTGCCCTTGCGTTGGGTCACCTGGCATATGTTCCTGCTGTAGCGTGGAAGCTTAGGGCCTTGTGGGAGGATAACTGCGCTGTTGAGGGAACGGACAATGTTGGGATGCTGGAGAGGTGGTTGACTGTGAATAACACGAGGATGTTTACTACGGATCTTGGCGCTTGGGTTTGTGCCGTTGTCGCTATCTCAAAGACGTTGACTGTTTAGAAGCGTGGTCTCATATACCTACCAAGGGTCGATGTTGATCAATTGTTACTGGGAAAATACTAGAACCCAACAGATGAATAGCAAGGAATAATTATATGGATTCATCACACCTACAAGCATTCCTCAGTCTCTACTTCTATTCTTACCTATTAATAGTAAGTATAGGAGATAAGACGGACTTCGGCACACAACAACCCATTGTATAAAAGTATTCTCGGCTTCACGGCAACTCTCGCCTGGATAGTATCTCACCCTTGATCCTGTTAGCGTATAGTGGCTGTTGATGGCGCTTTGGTGCATTCCGGTCCATACCAGAACTTCAAGTAAATAGTCCAAGTCATAGATGGTGTTCCGTATACAATGCAGACTATCAACTGAATTCATTTTCGAGTAGAGGACCAGTATTGATTCTAAAACGTGACGTGTTGTCAGGCTGTTTTTCTTGGTATCTATCGAGCCATGGCAGTGCCAGCTTGTATTTACATGATGGTTCGATTCTGGATTACGCGtctctatctatctatcaaTAGGTAGATAGGCAACTTGGATCCGAGTCCGCCCTTGACACatgttaaaaaaaaaaaaaactgacTATTACCGCATTTTGGCCTCGTATTGATTTGAGCATAGGTCGGATTTTGACTTTCGGGGGATATTTTTATGGTTAGTATCTATCGTGTTTACCCCTGAACATCAACCGCCAtaagcatcatcatcaccaaatACAGCAACACTTTTAAGACATAGTCATCACCAAAATCATGTACTAATCGGGGACACGGCATTCAATGTGGAGAATGTGTAAGCAAACGGTGTTAGGTGGTTTCCCTGTATAAATGTCTGTGAATTACTGCCA
This Fusarium poae strain DAOMC 252244 chromosome 3, whole genome shotgun sequence DNA region includes the following protein-coding sequences:
- a CDS encoding hypothetical protein (TransMembrane:3 (i12-28o65-83i95-116o)) is translated as MASGAFFNPRVLLLTTPLVSSSITLWFARDQSFFLSLFTKAPIERKKANEIIPGYITNFYGSGPWAVLTFVGLTFTTSIRNIWSERALLESRGSLFWYGWSAALALGHLAYVPAVAWKLRALWEDNCAVEGTDNVGMLERWLTVNNTRMFTTDLGAWVCAVVAISKTLTV
- a CDS encoding hypothetical protein (SECRETED:SignalP(1-23)~CAZy:PL4_3~CAZy:PL4~CAZy:PL4_4~CAZy:PL4_2~CAZy:PL4_5), producing MKFRKLSTAFLVSLLHAPQLVAAALNATETDTQLVISNDRFYAAVQKKGGAIVKLTLDGTNLLGSPSGSTGIGPYLDCYCTPKGFWTPGSVTPKYKLFKGKDAKGKDYGGIVMSDTYTETGQVLEQYWFLRDGETGLHTFSRVAYHNEEQPFLRNLQELRTLFRPNNDMWTHLLTNTKHYAPLPGKEAKDKQVVVQDATWYMGNTPNDPYVKQEADYFTKYTFQDNWRDIDAYGLFADGSKTEDGDAYGAWLVMNTKDTYFGGPLHSDLVVDGILYNYISSNHHGDQTPNITNGFDRTFGPQYFHFNKFPGTTDILEAQADAAQYADPEWNADFYDSIAKHVPNYVPTKGRGKFEIKVDLPKGAKNAIAVLAQSGVDFQDNVFDTDTYQYWANLDESGRATIPRVKSGTYRLTVYADNIFGQYTQDKIKVNAGKTEKKNVRWREESAGKEIWRIGTPDKTSGEYRHGFEPDTSKPLQPEQYRIYWANWDYVKDFPDGVNFKVGESDVGKDLNYVHWSVFGGKGNYPRPEQYVGNGDINNWTLAFDLKESQFKHKKRATFTVQLAGAKTAAGNTDVYNASEPHSNLKYTVNVNGKDIEPWVIPYHQSSSCAVRSSVSCYNLAHKFEFDAKLLKKGENEMVLSLPYNATNYESAVLPTSVYVQYDALRLEIE